In Lysobacter firmicutimachus, one genomic interval encodes:
- a CDS encoding DUF6631 family protein, producing MARKVRRPQPAADELVVLQPNRTLPLGDRTVTVREIGFFESLKLHDAIAALVADLVEQTDDSSIDLGRLHRVCAQHPAATIALLAQACDQPADWVQALSGAHGDLLLLTFWAVNADFFLQRVLAALELRRAAPTATGPASSPP from the coding sequence ATGGCGCGAAAAGTTCGACGCCCCCAGCCCGCTGCCGATGAACTGGTCGTGTTGCAACCGAATCGGACGCTACCGCTCGGCGATCGCACCGTCACCGTGCGCGAGATCGGCTTCTTCGAAAGCCTGAAGCTGCACGACGCCATCGCGGCGCTCGTCGCCGACCTCGTCGAGCAAACCGACGACAGCAGCATCGATCTGGGTCGCCTGCACCGGGTCTGCGCCCAACACCCCGCGGCCACCATCGCACTGCTCGCTCAGGCCTGCGACCAGCCGGCCGACTGGGTCCAAGCCCTCTCCGGCGCCCACGGCGACCTGCTGTTGCTGACGTTCTGGGCGGTCAACGCCGATTTTTTTCTGCAGCGCGTACTGGCGGCGCTGGAGCTGCGCCGCGCGGCGCCGACAGCGACTGGCCCAGCGTCCTCGCCACCCTGA
- a CDS encoding head-tail joining protein, whose protein sequence is MDAFSTADAVVFDALGVVAQIQRRPNPSVSIRLVVRDGVERLGEFQQVVGRARHVLARNAEWVFRRGDEVSLDGRTQSVEALVRDDGRVNEAVLHG, encoded by the coding sequence GTGGATGCCTTCTCGACGGCGGATGCCGTCGTGTTCGACGCGCTCGGCGTCGTCGCGCAGATTCAGCGCCGCCCTAACCCCTCGGTGTCGATCCGCCTTGTCGTGCGCGACGGCGTCGAGCGATTGGGGGAGTTCCAGCAGGTTGTCGGGCGGGCCCGCCACGTGCTGGCTCGCAATGCCGAGTGGGTGTTTCGCCGCGGCGACGAAGTGAGCCTGGACGGCCGGACCCAATCCGTCGAGGCCCTTGTCCGGGACGACGGTCGGGTCAATGAGGCCGTCCTGCATGGCTGA
- a CDS encoding major capsid protein has product MSMNNPFHNPAFSVSALTAAINLLPNQYGRLDELNLFPIKPVRTRQVTIEERNGVLSLLQTQPVGSPGSVGKRGKRTLRAFNVPHIPHDDVVLPEEVVGVRAFGTETDLETVAGVMADHLQTMRNKHAITLEHLRMGALKGVILDADGSELANLFEIFKITPKTFDFQLSNKETDVRKKCLELKRYMSQSLQGERMSGIHVLVSSEFFDALTSHPKVEKAYERWQEGAAMRDDMRADFRLAGVRFEEYTGEASGPDGEPRRFIAEGEGHAFPLGTLDTFATYVAPADFNETVNTLGQLLYSKQAPRKFDRGTDLHTQSNPLPMCHRPALLPKLKA; this is encoded by the coding sequence ATGTCGATGAACAACCCGTTCCACAACCCCGCGTTCTCGGTCAGCGCCCTGACCGCGGCAATCAATCTCCTGCCGAACCAGTACGGCCGGCTGGACGAGTTGAACCTGTTTCCGATCAAGCCGGTGCGCACGCGCCAGGTCACGATCGAGGAGCGCAACGGTGTGCTGTCGTTGCTGCAGACGCAACCGGTGGGTTCACCTGGCTCGGTGGGCAAGCGCGGCAAACGAACCCTGCGGGCGTTCAACGTGCCGCACATCCCCCACGACGACGTAGTGCTGCCGGAAGAGGTCGTCGGCGTTCGCGCATTCGGCACCGAGACCGATCTGGAAACAGTCGCAGGGGTTATGGCCGACCACCTGCAGACGATGCGCAACAAGCACGCCATTACCTTGGAGCATCTGCGCATGGGCGCGCTCAAGGGCGTGATCCTGGACGCCGATGGAAGTGAACTGGCGAACCTGTTCGAGATCTTCAAGATCACTCCGAAGACGTTCGATTTCCAACTGAGCAACAAGGAAACCGATGTTCGCAAGAAGTGTCTGGAGCTCAAGCGCTACATGAGCCAGTCGCTCCAGGGTGAACGGATGAGCGGTATTCACGTTCTGGTATCCAGCGAGTTCTTCGACGCGCTGACCAGCCATCCCAAGGTGGAAAAGGCCTACGAACGCTGGCAGGAAGGCGCTGCGATGCGAGACGACATGCGCGCCGATTTCCGACTGGCAGGCGTACGCTTCGAGGAGTACACCGGCGAAGCCAGCGGTCCGGACGGCGAGCCCCGCCGCTTCATCGCCGAAGGCGAGGGCCATGCTTTTCCGCTGGGTACCCTTGACACCTTCGCCACCTACGTCGCCCCAGCCGATTTCAACGAGACGGTCAACACCCTCGGCCAACTGCTCTACAGCAAGCAGGCGCCGCGCAAGTTCGACCGCGGCACCGACCTGCACACCCAGTCCAATCCGTTGCCCATGTGTCATCGACCCGCGCTGCTGCCGAAGCTGAAGGCGTAA
- a CDS encoding head decoration protein, which yields MGITVYPPQSEPNNLGDLLKFEADNLYSRDRVTVAAQQALQLGHVVGRITATGEVAALDPAATDGREQAVGVVIVPILTADAPSPDGLIVARHATVADHALVWPKAITPEQRSACLQQLRVAGVLVRQGT from the coding sequence ATGGGCATCACCGTCTACCCGCCGCAGTCAGAGCCCAACAACCTGGGCGACCTGCTCAAGTTCGAAGCCGACAACCTGTACTCGCGCGATCGCGTGACCGTGGCGGCGCAGCAAGCGTTGCAACTGGGTCATGTGGTCGGACGCATCACCGCGACCGGCGAAGTGGCGGCGCTCGACCCGGCCGCCACCGATGGCCGCGAGCAGGCGGTCGGCGTCGTGATTGTGCCGATCCTCACCGCCGACGCGCCGAGCCCGGACGGCCTGATCGTCGCGCGTCACGCGACCGTGGCCGACCACGCTCTGGTCTGGCCGAAAGCCATTACCCCCGAACAGCGCTCGGCTTGCCTCCAGCAACTGCGCGTTGCCGGCGTGCTCGTGCGTCAAGGAACCTGA